A single genomic interval of Actinomycetota bacterium harbors:
- a CDS encoding M1 family peptidase codes for MKVRTRLVSAWIALLIGVGVLGVGGGAMAAPGDPGGRRFLPGAPGAGDAYFPFAGNGGYDVRHYDLDITYEPPAPEPAPLVGQLSGVATIDLVATQNLDRFNLDLRDMDVEAITVNGRRLREVTPPASGDAVGGPAYWQVQDDEARVWELIVQPRPKLKKGARARVVVTYGGQT; via the coding sequence ATGAAGGTTCGCACACGATTGGTCAGCGCGTGGATCGCCTTGCTCATCGGGGTGGGGGTGCTGGGCGTGGGGGGCGGCGCGATGGCCGCTCCGGGCGATCCAGGCGGGCGCAGGTTCCTTCCCGGTGCCCCCGGCGCTGGTGACGCCTACTTCCCGTTCGCCGGAAACGGCGGCTACGACGTCCGGCACTACGACCTCGACATCACCTACGAGCCGCCGGCGCCGGAACCGGCGCCGCTCGTCGGTCAGCTGAGCGGCGTCGCGACCATCGACCTCGTGGCCACGCAGAACTTGGACCGCTTCAACCTCGACCTGCGGGACATGGACGTAGAAGCGATCACGGTCAACGGGAGGCGGCTCCGCGAGGTGACGCCACCCGCTTCCGGGGACGCCGTCGGGGGGCCCGCCTACTGGCAGGTCCAGGACGACGAGGCCCGCGTGTGGGAGCTGATCGTCCAGCCTCGTCCCAAGCTCAAGAAGGGAGCGAGGGCGCGGGTCGTCGTCACCTATGGCGGCCAGACCA